GTTCCCAGTCTCTTCGTATCAAAGCTTGAATCCTTTGATTTTTTCCGACCCTCGATGAGGGGAGTAGGGCGCCTATTGAGTGGCAGTAAAGACAATTGTTTGAGCGATGGAAAGTCCAGATTATTCACCTCCTCATGTGGACGCTTCACGGCCGTCTCTGGGATTCCCTCTTGGCACAGCCCTCCTCCTGATCGTCATTTTCAGCTTGAGCGGTATCTTTTCCTGCTGCTACCACTGGGACAAGCTCCGGTCCTTCCGCCGATCTCTCCCCGGCGCCACGGATCTCGAGGAAGATGGTGTTCAAGACGCCTCGAAACCTAAACTTGCCCACATGGTAACcggaaattttaatttttttttattaaaaaaaaaaaaacccgatTCCCCATAACTTCGCTCtaatggaaaaagaaataaattttgCTGCAATAAATTGGTTTTGTGCTTCTGGTTGTCGATG
The genomic region above belongs to Coffea arabica cultivar ET-39 chromosome 7c, Coffea Arabica ET-39 HiFi, whole genome shotgun sequence and contains:
- the LOC113700094 gene encoding uncharacterized protein At5g65660, yielding MESPDYSPPHVDASRPSLGFPLGTALLLIVIFSLSGIFSCCYHWDKLRSFRRSLPGATDLEEDGVQDASKPKLAHMNMKQNQNQSLPVLMPGDQIPKFIAMPCPCEPPRLEKIVVEVPKKPPKPPPMAIPLY